The genomic window ATAGACGATAAAAAGCACAGCCACAAGGATGACAAGGAGCATAAGTGCCGCTAGAAATATACTTTTTTCATTATCAAGCTCTTTTTCAACGACAATGTAATAAGGCGTTTTATCCTTTATAAAAAAGCTTTTATAAAACAAGAAGCCATTTTCTTCAAGTGTTACAAATTTAAAGTTGCTTGGCTGCTTGGAGAGATTTGAAATAATTGGATTAAAATTTACATCATAGATTGCAAATTTATACTTTAAAGAAGGAGTTATATTTTCATTTTTTAAAAATGAATTTTTGATGATGGTTTCATGCTTCATCGCACCAAAAAGAGCTTTTGAAGTGCTATTTTTTTGGCTTAAATTTAAGATCACAAAGCTTTGAAAACAAAAAAGCGACATTATCACAAATGTCGCTATGACCTGGATCTTAAAGCTCTTGTGCATCTATCTTGTAGCCTATACGCCTCTTTGAAGTGATAAAGTCACTAGTTGTTTTGTTTCTTATCTTTAAAACGTGCATTCTGATATCAGCGCCTTCTATCTCTTTATCATTCCAGACAAGATCTCTTAACTCTTCCATGCTGACGTAAGAATTTAGATGTGAAACTAGACACTCAACAAGTGCAACTTCTTTTGCACTAAGATCGACCATTTTGCCGTTTTTAAATAGTGCACGCTTGTTTAGGTTAAAGCTAAACTCGTCATTTATCTTTACTATGTTTTTATCATCAGTGCCATAGTACTTTCTCATAAGCTCAGCAACTCTAAATTTAAGCTCAGCAAGCTCAAATGGCTTTTTTAGGTATTCGTTACAGCCAAGCTCATAGCCAATAGCCATATCGCCTATATCAACTAAAGATGTTGTTATCATGATAGGAGCGCTTGGATTTAAACTCCTTATATACTTGATAACCTCATGTCCATTTACGCCAGGCACTTTTATATCAAGTATAAAAAGATGATAGAAATTTTTCTCTATCAGATCACACGCTTCTTGGCCATCGCTCACCGCTGTAACTTCATAATCAAGCGTCTGCAAAAACTCACAGACGCTCTCTTGAAACCCTAAATCATCTTCTAAAAGCAAAATTTTCAAATCTCTCTCCTAAAAAATAAGTTTTATTAAGATTTAGCCCTATTGTAATATTTAATAGGTAAATTCAAAATTAAAATTATTTTTTAAGTATTAAATAAAAATTTGCCCCGCATAGACAATGTAACACCTTAGCAAAAAGACGCCACATATTACGAATAATGCGTTGATCACAGCAAATTCACGTTTAAAATCATGCACCTTTAAAACGCTTAAGTCTAAAATGATAGGTAAAGCCATACCAAAACCTATGACACCAATATAAAACATCAGCCCAAGTGAATTTACGCTAAGTGCGTTTGCTACGCTCTCCGCTCCACTTGTGCTTGCGCTTTTTACAACCATAAATAGAGCAACTATGAGCAAAAACTCAGCAATAATCGCAAAAAAATCAAATTTTAATAAATAGTGTGCAATATCGTTTTGTCTTTTTACCTTATCTTTTAGCACGCCAACAAGTAACGTAAATGCACCAGCACAACTCAAGCCTGATACTAAAAATAATACCGGCAAGACTGATGTATTCCAAAGTGCGATCTTGTGAGCTGCGCTTAGCAAAAAGCCTGTATATGCACCAACGCCAATGCCTAGGATAAAAAGCAAAATTTCAAGTAGGCTTGAAAGCTTGCTAGCTAAATTTGCAACCATGTCAAAAAGAGAAATTTTAAGCAATGCAATCTCATTTTTAAATGCGCCAAGCACGTATATAACGCTAAGAGGCGTATAAACTAGAAGCAGTGCAACGCCTATTGACATGACTGAGTCGAAGTTGTAAAGCAAAAGTATCCAGTAAAAGCTAAGCGGCTTGCCAAGATCAAGCACCAAAAGAGCAAGTCCAAGAATGATCGCTAATGGAGCGATAAGAGCGGCTGCTTTAAAGTAGTAGTTCTCTTTGCCATATTTTTTTGAAATGAGCACAGCAACGATGCTAGCACCCGCACTAAGTCCTGCTAAAAATAGATAAACGGCTATCGGCCAGCCCCAGTAAATTTCAGAGTATTGAGCTAGGCTTCCTGACATGTTATTCATGGTGTGCTCCTTTTGTATTTGCAATCATCGCAAGTGAAGGTTTTGTATTTAGCTCCGCTTTTGGCAAGTAGTATTTACTCTCTTTTAATTTCTTTGAAATTTTAGAGTTTTCATCATTTACGTCGCCAAAAGTTAGGGCATTTGTAGGGCAGACGCTAACACAAGCTGGCTCTTTGCCCTCTTCTAGCCTACTCTCATAGCAAAATGTGCATTTGCCTATTTCGCCATTTGGCAAGACATAACGAGCGTCGTATGGACAGGCCAGGATGCAGTATTTGCAACTAACGCAAATTCTATGATCAAGCAGCGTTACGCCATCAGCCGTTTTAAAGCTAGCGCCAGTTGGGCAAACCTCAACACAAGGTGCATCTTCGCACATAACACAGCTTTGACGCAAAAAGTCAGTCTTTAAATTTGGAAATGTCCCACTCATCTTTGCATGCACCTGCAAGCGGTAAAGCCCCCTTGGTACGTTGTTTGCACTTCTGCAAGCTACCGAGCAGCCTTGACAGCCGATGCATAAATTTTCATCATGTATCATCATATATTTTTTCATTTTCTATCCTTACGCTTTACTTATACTAACGCCAACATTTGTAACCATGGTTGCAGCCACTGGCCCTTCGGCTGGATCGAGAAGCACGCTTGTGTTAAGTCCCACGTGATCTATACTCTTAAGAGCTGGAGTGATGTGTCCAAAGCCGTGATAGATAAAGAGTGTATCTTCTCTAATGCCCTCGGTCACCATGAGCTTACCCTTTTGCTCGCCAAATTTATTTTTGACTAAGACCGTGTCGCCGTCGCGTAAATTTTTACGTTTAGCTGTTTTTGGATTTATCCAGATAGGGCTATCACTCATAAGATCATGAAGCGACGGCACCGCCTGAGTATGTCCATTGGTATGAATAGGTGTTTTGCCGCAAGTTAAGCAAAGATCATGTCCGTCAAATGTGTCCATATCTTTGTCATTTAGCGCGCCATATCCTGCAAACTGTGCCTCGACATCAGGTAAAAATAGCTCTATCTTGCCACTTTTTGTTTTAAGCTTAGCCATATCATCCATTAGACCATTTTCGCCTACGAATTTAGCAGCGACTGGATATTTAGCGACAAATTTATCGATCATGCCTTTTTCTCTAAACAAAATTCCCGGCTCGTCCCACGTGATAAAGCCATCTTTTTCTAGTGTGGCAAGTAAATTTACATCTCCGCCAGCTTGTTGCATCCTAAACTCACGTATGTCATTCCAAGTGTAAAGCTCATCTATCTTCATGCGGCGTGCTAGCTCTCTAAAGATAAACGCCCCATCCTTCGTGTCGCCAACTGGATCAATAACTTTATTTCTTATCATATAAGCTGGCTTTAGACCTGACTTATCCTCTATGCCTTCGTCGCGCTCTAGGTAGCTACTCTCAGGTAAGATAACATCAGCAAAGGTCGCCATATCGTTTAGATAGACATCACTTACCACGATAAAATCAAGCTTCTTCATAGCCTCTATGCTCTTCATCGTCTCAGCAACGTTTATGAGGTGATTAAATCGAATGTTAAACCAGCCTTTTATGGCGTAAGGCTTTTCGTTTAAGATAGCGTCATTTATATCCATCAAAACGCCATGTTTTCTGCTTACAAATTTATGCCTACCAGTCTCGCCAGCGAAGTCTA from Campylobacter concisus includes these protein-coding regions:
- a CDS encoding response regulator transcription factor, translated to MKILLLEDDLGFQESVCEFLQTLDYEVTAVSDGQEACDLIEKNFYHLFILDIKVPGVNGHEVIKYIRSLNPSAPIMITTSLVDIGDMAIGYELGCNEYLKKPFELAELKFRVAELMRKYYGTDDKNIVKINDEFSFNLNKRALFKNGKMVDLSAKEVALVECLVSHLNSYVSMEELRDLVWNDKEIEGADIRMHVLKIRNKTTSDFITSKRRIGYKIDAQEL
- a CDS encoding 4Fe-4S dicluster domain-containing protein; translation: MKKYMMIHDENLCIGCQGCSVACRSANNVPRGLYRLQVHAKMSGTFPNLKTDFLRQSCVMCEDAPCVEVCPTGASFKTADGVTLLDHRICVSCKYCILACPYDARYVLPNGEIGKCTFCYESRLEEGKEPACVSVCPTNALTFGDVNDENSKISKKLKESKYYLPKAELNTKPSLAMIANTKGAHHE
- the nrfD gene encoding NrfD/PsrC family molybdoenzyme membrane anchor subunit, which produces MNNMSGSLAQYSEIYWGWPIAVYLFLAGLSAGASIVAVLISKKYGKENYYFKAAALIAPLAIILGLALLVLDLGKPLSFYWILLLYNFDSVMSIGVALLLVYTPLSVIYVLGAFKNEIALLKISLFDMVANLASKLSSLLEILLFILGIGVGAYTGFLLSAAHKIALWNTSVLPVLFLVSGLSCAGAFTLLVGVLKDKVKRQNDIAHYLLKFDFFAIIAEFLLIVALFMVVKSASTSGAESVANALSVNSLGLMFYIGVIGFGMALPIILDLSVLKVHDFKREFAVINALFVICGVFLLRCYIVYAGQIFI